A window of Hevea brasiliensis isolate MT/VB/25A 57/8 chromosome 14, ASM3005281v1, whole genome shotgun sequence contains these coding sequences:
- the LOC131173374 gene encoding proline-rich receptor-like protein kinase PERK10: protein MGIPSSLPTNPNPSPSPPLPQSLPPQTPPLPQSPPPQSPPPPPSQIPPFIQPTPLSPQSEPQNETPIPDAHSPEPAPEPVPTQMRTQGKTKKAASKLKKTPVGKRKRVPSVPFDLNSPPRWTDFAKIREPVYKDLTLEFLSSLRLSFKPTVPEHKDMIYFRCAGIDRELDMAAMNAIFGFQDSGYKNIEWQQTVYDPV, encoded by the exons ATGGGTATTCCATCCTCATTAcccacaaaccctaaccccagccccAGTCCGCCGCTCCCTCAGTCACTGCCACCACAAACGCCGCCATTACCTCAATCGCCACCACCTCAGTCACCGCCACCACCCCCAAGCCAAATACCACCTTTCATTCAGCCGACTCCCCTCTCGCCCCAATCCGAGCCACAAAATGAAACACCAATTCCCGACGCCCATTCCCCAGAACCAGCGCCTGAACCTGTGCCTACTCAAATGAGAACCCAAGGCAAAACAAAAAAAGCTGCAAGTAAACTTAAGAAAACTCCTGTCGGAAAACGGAAACGAGTACCCTCTGTTCCTTTCGACCTGAATTCTCCACCTCG CTGGACTGACTTTGCTAaaattagggaaccagtgtacaaggatCTAACCCTCGAATTTTTGAGTTCCCTAAGGTTGAGTTTCAAACCAACAGTGCCTGAACATAAAGATATgatatattttcgatgtgctggaaTTGATAGGGAATTAGACATGGCtgctatgaatgcaatttttggttttcaggattcAGGATATAAAAACATTGAGTGGCAGCAAACTGTTTATGACCCTGTTTAA
- the LOC131173375 gene encoding uncharacterized protein LOC131173375 — protein MLENQIAQQASSSNSKAFGKLPSQPENPREQCNAVTLRSGKVMGEEHEIEVKLKEKKDECESESTSTKAKASKEANEEKEDKKKIEEKYVPPAPYKPPLPFPQRFHKAQLDKQFGKFLEVLKKLYINIPFTDVISQMPSYAKFFREILSNKRRLEDYETVALTEKCSALLQNKLPPKLKDPGSFSIPCHIGETSIERALCDLGASVSLMPLSICEKLKIGDLKPTTISLQLADRSIKYPVGILENVPLKVGKFFIPVDFIVLEMEEDVRTPIILGRPFLATAGANIDVKNGKLKLTVGEEEIEFNLFQHSKEPAVMNSCYRVDVIEHDAETEVTKLEENQAIPMQCNQHKVRKKKSASPSHLVNNKASKVKLKPPSKSLKRGDSSKVCKNILQDIVGILNKATGIFTYNGKKLKYKFISAPVVKGGNIFQFQPP, from the coding sequence atgttagagaatcaaatagctcaacaggCTAGCTCTTCAAATAGCAAAGCttttgggaagcttcctagccaacctGAGAATCCAAGGGAGCAGTGCAATGctgttactttaagaagtggaaagGTAATGGGGGAAGAACACGAAATTGAAGTAAagttgaaagaaaagaaagatgagTGTGAGAGTGAATCCACTTCAACTAAAGCTAAAGCTAGTAAGGAAGCAAATGAAGAGaaagaagataaaaagaaaatagaagagaaaTATGTGCCTCCTGCACCGTACAAGCCACCATTGCCCTTTCCTCAGAGGTTTCATAAAGCACAATTAGATAAGCAGTTTGGGAAATTCCTTGAAGTTttgaagaagttgtatatcaacatTCCATTCACCGATGTCATTtctcaaatgccttcttatgctaagttttttagggagattttatcaaataaaagaaGGTTGGAAGATTATGAAACTGTTGCACTTACTGAGAAGTGCAGTGCTTTATTACAGAACAAGCTCCCACCTAAGCTGAAAGATCCTGGaagtttttccataccatgtcacattggagaAACAAGTATTGAGAGAGCATTATGTGACTTGGGGGCTAGTGTTAGCTTGATGCCACTTTCCATATGTGAGAAGTTAAAGATTGGAGATCTAAAGCCCACAACTATTTCTttgcagttagctgacagatctatAAAGTATCCAGTTGGGATTTTAGAGAATGTACCATTAAAAGTTGGGAAGTTTTTCATTCCAGTGGATTTTATTGTActagagatggaggaggatgtaagaACGCCCATCATACTTGGAAGGCCATTTTTAGCCACTGCAGGAGCTAATATAGATGTAAAGAATGGGAAATTGAAGTTGACAGTGGGGGAGGAGGAAATAGAGTTTAATTTATTCCAACATTCCAAGGAACCAGCTGTGATGAATTCTTGTTATAGGGTAGATGTTATAGAGCATGATGCTGAAACTGAAGTTACTAAACTAGAGGAAAATCAAGCTATTCCAATGCAATGCAATCAGCATAAAGTGCGAAAGAAAAAGTCAGCTTCACCATCTCATTTGGTTAACAATAAAGCTTCAAAAGTTAAGCTCAAGCCtccatcaaaatcactcaaaagAGGAGATTCATCTAAAGTTTGTAAGAATATTCTTCAAGACATAGTTGGGATTCTGAACAAAGCAACAGGTATTTTCACATATAATGGGAAAAAGTTGAAGTATAAATTCATTTCAGCACCTGTTGTGAAGGGAGGTAATATTTTCCAATTCCAACCACCATGA